A single genomic interval of Noviherbaspirillum saxi harbors:
- a CDS encoding efflux RND transporter permease subunit, which translates to MNVSKTTSDGQVTGGADFDSQSGSLVERLLFNNRIVVVILCVLMTAFMAFQASRVELNASFEKTIPQHHPYIKNYVAHQADLVGLGNAVRIAVANPKGTIYDAAYLESLRRLSEEIFLAPGVNRVQMKSLWTPSTRWVGVTEDGLEGGPVVPDGYDGSARSLQQMEANIARSGEIGQLVALDRRSSVIYVPLLAKDADGQALNYAEFAQRLETLRTKYEQEGVQIHITGFAKIVGDLIEGVRAVLLFFGLAVVIATAFVFWYTRCARSTGLVVAVSLVAVIWQLGMLPTLGYALDPYSILVPFLVFAIGMSHGAQKMNGIMQDVGRGMHKLVAARFTFRRLFLAGLTALVADAVGFAVLLVIDIQAIRELAIAASVGVAMLIFTNLILLPILLSYTGVSAAAASRSLRDEVADTASGEKQKLWAWLDEFTQRRWAAIAVFIAVNLAAAGFIASTHLKIGDLDPGAPELRADSRYNQDVAFLNEAYGASSDVLAVMVKTPEGQCSQYATLNKVDALEWQLRQLDGVESTSTLALLNRRVLTGVNEGNPKWYEFLPNQDMLNMVTAGAPRGLYNDSCSLLTIYVYLRDHKAVTLNRVVELVDQFASVNDTKDVKFLLAAGSAGIDAATNIVVRDAWRQMLFLVYGAVVVLCFVTFRSWRAVMVAILPLVLTSILSEALMVALGIGVKVATLPVIALGVGIGVDYALYILSVTLAQMREGKSLSEGYYHALLFTGKVVMLTGITLAIGVITWVASPIKFQADMGLLLAFMFLWNMLGALILLPALAHFLLKTKAAPAPEAEAFGEATTKFNHA; encoded by the coding sequence TTGAACGTATCAAAGACCACTTCCGATGGGCAGGTCACCGGCGGCGCGGATTTCGATTCGCAATCCGGCTCGCTGGTTGAGCGCCTGTTGTTCAACAACCGTATCGTCGTCGTGATTCTGTGCGTGTTGATGACGGCCTTCATGGCCTTCCAGGCCAGCCGTGTCGAACTCAACGCGAGCTTCGAAAAGACCATCCCGCAGCATCATCCGTATATCAAGAATTATGTTGCGCATCAGGCGGACCTGGTAGGACTGGGCAATGCGGTGCGGATCGCGGTGGCCAATCCAAAGGGCACGATTTACGACGCAGCCTATCTGGAGTCGCTGCGCCGGCTGAGCGAAGAGATCTTTCTTGCGCCGGGCGTCAACCGGGTCCAGATGAAATCCTTGTGGACACCGTCCACCCGCTGGGTCGGTGTGACGGAAGACGGGCTCGAAGGCGGTCCCGTGGTCCCTGACGGCTACGACGGCTCGGCACGCAGCCTGCAGCAGATGGAAGCCAATATCGCCCGCTCCGGCGAGATCGGCCAGCTGGTGGCATTGGATCGGCGTTCCAGCGTGATTTATGTGCCGCTGCTTGCCAAGGATGCGGACGGACAGGCGCTGAACTACGCCGAGTTCGCGCAACGTCTGGAAACCTTGCGGACGAAATACGAGCAGGAGGGCGTGCAGATCCATATCACGGGTTTTGCCAAGATCGTCGGTGACCTGATCGAAGGGGTACGTGCGGTCCTGTTGTTTTTCGGCCTGGCTGTTGTGATCGCGACCGCGTTCGTGTTCTGGTACACGCGCTGCGCCCGCTCGACCGGCCTGGTGGTCGCGGTCTCGCTGGTTGCGGTCATCTGGCAACTGGGGATGCTGCCGACCCTGGGCTATGCGCTTGATCCTTACTCAATCCTGGTGCCCTTCCTTGTGTTTGCGATCGGGATGAGCCATGGCGCCCAGAAAATGAACGGCATCATGCAGGACGTTGGGCGCGGCATGCACAAGCTGGTAGCTGCCCGCTTCACCTTCCGACGCCTGTTCCTGGCCGGCCTGACGGCTCTGGTAGCGGACGCGGTCGGTTTCGCCGTGCTGCTGGTGATCGACATTCAGGCGATCCGTGAATTGGCGATTGCCGCTTCGGTCGGCGTGGCGATGCTGATTTTCACCAACCTCATCTTGTTGCCGATTTTGCTCAGCTATACCGGGGTCAGTGCAGCGGCCGCAAGTCGCAGCCTGCGCGATGAAGTCGCGGATACGGCGAGTGGCGAAAAGCAAAAGCTCTGGGCCTGGCTGGATGAGTTTACGCAGCGGCGCTGGGCGGCGATCGCGGTCTTCATCGCCGTCAACCTGGCGGCGGCGGGCTTTATCGCCTCGACCCACCTCAAGATCGGCGACCTCGATCCCGGTGCCCCCGAGCTGCGTGCGGACAGCCGCTACAACCAGGACGTCGCCTTCCTCAACGAGGCTTATGGCGCTTCCAGCGATGTGCTGGCGGTGATGGTGAAAACCCCTGAGGGACAGTGTTCCCAGTATGCGACGCTGAACAAGGTGGATGCGCTGGAGTGGCAGTTGCGCCAGCTGGACGGCGTCGAGAGTACCAGCACTCTGGCCCTATTGAATCGGCGCGTGCTGACAGGGGTGAACGAAGGCAATCCGAAGTGGTACGAGTTCCTGCCCAATCAGGACATGCTGAACATGGTGACGGCCGGAGCGCCGCGCGGACTGTATAACGACAGCTGCTCCCTGCTCACGATCTACGTCTACCTGCGCGACCACAAAGCAGTGACGCTCAATCGGGTGGTGGAACTGGTCGATCAATTTGCAAGCGTCAACGACACTAAGGATGTCAAATTCTTGCTGGCCGCCGGCTCGGCTGGCATCGATGCCGCGACCAATATCGTGGTGCGTGACGCGTGGCGCCAGATGTTGTTCCTGGTCTACGGCGCCGTAGTGGTGTTGTGCTTTGTCACATTCCGGAGCTGGCGCGCTGTAATGGTGGCGATCCTTCCCCTGGTGCTCACCTCGATTCTGTCCGAGGCGCTGATGGTCGCCCTTGGCATCGGGGTAAAGGTGGCGACGCTGCCGGTCATCGCGCTGGGCGTCGGTATCGGCGTGGACTATGCGCTGTACATCCTCTCGGTGACGCTGGCGCAGATGCGCGAGGGAAAGAGCCTGTCCGAGGGGTACTACCACGCGCTGCTATTCACCGGCAAGGTGGTGATGCTGACTGGTATCACCTTAGCCATCGGCGTCATCACCTGGGTGGCCAGCCCGATCAAGTTTCAGGCCGACATGGGCTTGCTCCTCGCCTTCATGTTCCTCTGGAATATGCTCGGAGCCTTAATCCTGCTGCCCGCGCTGGCCCATTTCCTCCTTAAAACCAAAGCAGCGCCGGCCCCGGAAGCGGAAGCGTTCGGCGAGGCAACGACCAAATTTAACCACGCATAA
- a CDS encoding MFS transporter: MPIEPLPEPVLSSQPPRSGPESLSPFLPLKRPVFRMLWSVWLTANIAMWMNDVASAWMMTSMTASPIWVALVQTASTLPVFLLGLPSGAFADILDRRRYFILTQFWVAAVAIILSVAVLADLMTPWLLLALTFANGIGLAMRWPVFAAIVPDLVPRPELPAALALNGIAMNASRIVGPLIAGAIIASAGSAYVFILNALMSLICGFVIMRWRYERVPSTLERERLISAMRVGIQFVRQSSRLKAVLLRIFLFFFHSTALLALLPLVARGLQGGDAGTFTVLLASMGSGAIVAAMFLPRLRRLMSRDALVVRGATLQSASTLVVAFAPNVYVAVAAMFFAGMAWITTANSLSVSAQLGLPDWVRARGMSMYQMAIMGASATGAAVWGQVATLQTVQISLAIAAVTGTVAMLAAERFAVDRDIEEDLTPSRQLKAPVLDLPIQKSNVVVTIEYVIDPRHATEFQQLMQESRRSRLRQGALKWDLLHDIAQPGRYIEQIVDESWTEHLRRFDRVTASDVALRERKLAFHIGDAAPLVTRYMIENG, translated from the coding sequence ATGCCAATCGAGCCACTTCCCGAACCTGTTTTGTCAAGTCAGCCTCCCCGTTCAGGACCAGAGTCGCTTTCGCCATTTTTGCCGCTCAAGCGTCCGGTCTTCCGCATGTTATGGAGCGTATGGCTGACCGCCAATATCGCTATGTGGATGAACGACGTCGCGTCCGCGTGGATGATGACGTCAATGACTGCATCGCCGATATGGGTGGCACTGGTCCAAACGGCCTCCACTCTGCCCGTGTTCCTGCTTGGGCTGCCAAGCGGCGCGTTTGCGGACATTCTCGACCGACGCCGCTATTTCATCCTGACACAGTTCTGGGTCGCCGCAGTTGCCATCATTCTGTCCGTCGCGGTCCTGGCCGACTTGATGACCCCGTGGCTATTGCTGGCATTGACGTTTGCCAATGGTATCGGCCTTGCGATGCGCTGGCCTGTTTTTGCCGCCATCGTTCCTGATCTGGTACCGCGCCCGGAACTGCCTGCCGCCCTCGCTCTCAACGGCATAGCGATGAACGCATCCCGTATTGTCGGACCGCTGATTGCGGGCGCAATCATTGCCAGTGCCGGCAGCGCGTATGTGTTTATTCTGAATGCCCTCATGTCCCTGATCTGCGGATTTGTGATCATGCGGTGGCGCTACGAGCGCGTTCCCAGTACGCTGGAGCGGGAGCGATTGATCAGTGCAATGCGGGTCGGAATACAGTTTGTAAGGCAGTCGTCCAGGCTGAAAGCGGTATTGTTAAGGATCTTCCTTTTCTTTTTTCATTCGACCGCGTTACTCGCACTATTACCCCTCGTCGCGCGCGGACTGCAAGGCGGCGACGCCGGTACGTTCACCGTCCTCCTCGCATCCATGGGATCCGGTGCGATCGTTGCAGCCATGTTTCTGCCGCGCTTGCGCCGGCTGATGTCTCGGGATGCGCTCGTGGTCCGTGGCGCCACACTGCAATCGGCGTCGACGTTGGTCGTTGCCTTTGCCCCGAATGTCTATGTCGCTGTAGCCGCCATGTTCTTTGCAGGTATGGCCTGGATCACCACGGCCAATTCACTGAGCGTTTCAGCCCAGCTAGGTCTACCGGATTGGGTACGTGCACGCGGCATGTCCATGTATCAAATGGCAATCATGGGGGCAAGCGCCACCGGCGCTGCCGTTTGGGGACAGGTGGCGACGCTGCAGACCGTACAGATCAGTTTGGCCATCGCCGCGGTAACAGGGACGGTGGCCATGCTTGCCGCCGAACGGTTCGCGGTGGACCGGGATATCGAAGAGGATTTGACCCCATCCCGTCAACTGAAAGCGCCAGTCCTGGATCTGCCGATTCAAAAAAGCAATGTCGTGGTCACGATCGAATATGTCATCGATCCCAGGCATGCGACCGAATTTCAACAACTTATGCAAGAGAGCCGCCGCAGTCGCCTGCGACAAGGTGCGTTGAAATGGGACTTGCTTCACGACATCGCGCAGCCCGGTCGCTATATCGAACAGATAGTGGACGAATCATGGACGGAACATTTGCGCCGTTTCGATCGGGTGACGGCGTCGGACGTTGCGCTGCGAGAACGAAAGCTTGCGTTTCATATAGGCGATGCCGCACCGTTGGTGACTCGCTATATGATTGAAAACGGATGA
- a CDS encoding FAD-dependent oxidoreductase, which produces MTRLVQNVLIVGGGVSGLTTAIALCKHGIAVEVVELEPDWLTDGIGISLVGAALRVFRSLGILDAFLAHGHASDGIDLLTPDGSLLAQLSTPRVAGPEVPGGGAIKRRNLARILGDEALNLGANVRLGSTFRALRQDGRSVEVEFADGHCRRYDLVIGADGIRSKVREAVLPEVYQPEYCGQGCWRALLPRAPEIERTTLWVGGKVKAGVCPVSDTEMYLFINEHRHSAAHVSDAKLLPMAKRLLAEMPNKTLQMIGEQINARSCLVFRPMESLLVPLSWHQGRVVLIGDAVHASTPHLAAGTCLGVEDAVVLAEVLNSAASVPEALQQFEQRRWERCRTVVENARRLSQIEIEGEGGSAHVGLMEASFARMLDEI; this is translated from the coding sequence ATGACCAGACTCGTCCAGAACGTATTGATTGTCGGAGGCGGGGTTTCCGGATTGACGACTGCAATTGCGCTGTGCAAGCACGGCATTGCCGTCGAGGTTGTCGAACTGGAGCCGGACTGGCTGACTGACGGGATAGGCATCAGCCTGGTCGGCGCCGCGTTACGGGTGTTTCGAAGCCTGGGCATCCTGGATGCCTTTCTCGCGCACGGGCATGCCAGCGATGGAATCGACCTGTTGACGCCTGACGGAAGCTTGCTGGCGCAGTTGTCGACACCCCGGGTCGCCGGTCCTGAAGTACCCGGGGGAGGAGCGATCAAGCGGCGGAACCTCGCCAGGATTCTTGGCGACGAGGCGCTCAACCTGGGTGCGAATGTCCGCCTCGGAAGCACCTTCCGCGCGTTGCGCCAGGATGGCCGGTCCGTCGAGGTGGAATTCGCGGACGGCCATTGCCGTCGCTACGACCTGGTGATCGGTGCGGACGGCATCCGCTCCAAGGTGCGGGAGGCAGTGCTGCCCGAGGTCTACCAACCTGAATACTGCGGCCAGGGGTGTTGGCGGGCACTGCTTCCGAGAGCGCCGGAAATCGAGCGGACCACTTTGTGGGTCGGAGGTAAGGTAAAGGCCGGTGTATGCCCGGTCTCGGATACCGAGATGTACCTGTTCATCAACGAGCATCGTCATTCAGCCGCCCACGTGTCAGATGCAAAACTCCTGCCGATGGCCAAGAGGCTGTTGGCGGAGATGCCCAACAAGACCTTGCAGATGATCGGCGAACAGATCAATGCGCGGTCCTGCCTGGTGTTTCGTCCGATGGAAAGTCTGCTCGTACCCCTGTCCTGGCATCAAGGCCGGGTGGTCCTGATCGGCGACGCTGTCCACGCGTCGACGCCGCATCTGGCCGCCGGCACTTGCCTTGGTGTCGAGGATGCGGTCGTCCTGGCAGAGGTGCTGAACAGCGCGGCATCCGTTCCCGAGGCCCTTCAGCAGTTCGAACAACGGCGCTGGGAACGCTGCCGGACGGTCGTCGAGAATGCGCGCCGGCTGAGCCAGATCGAAATCGAGGGCGAGGGCGGTTCCGCCCATGTGGGCCTGATGGAAGCGTCGTTCGCACGCATGCTGGATGAAATCTGA
- a CDS encoding VOC family protein, producing MNIIGPDALIFAVDDIEGTTKYLTDYGLTAVNAGAGGGRFETQDGTAIVIAAMDDPSLPPPLPSGSSVRKMVYGVDTAETVEAIAAELGKDREVRRLADGAIEAKDDNGFTIGFQVTIRRPLDLPAEPINAPGAKPQRGPNQLGVDVQASPKPRSLSHFAAFTPDAAKDEAFYVNRLGFRVTDRLLGAGMFLQPAGTLEHHALFLINTPPHMQGIEHIAFHLGGPNDVMVAGTRFLKLGYQSFWGPGRHTFGSNWFWYFNSPLGCRFEYDADMDLHDKNWVPREVQASADATQVYLFQHREKWAPVGGPPPGKDGH from the coding sequence ATGAACATCATAGGACCCGATGCGCTGATTTTTGCCGTCGACGATATCGAAGGCACGACGAAGTATTTAACCGACTATGGCCTGACGGCGGTCAATGCAGGCGCTGGCGGCGGCCGGTTCGAAACGCAGGATGGCACGGCGATCGTCATTGCCGCGATGGATGATCCGTCCCTGCCGCCGCCGCTGCCCTCGGGCAGTTCGGTCCGGAAGATGGTCTACGGGGTCGACACTGCCGAGACCGTGGAGGCCATCGCCGCCGAACTGGGCAAGGACCGCGAGGTGCGTCGCTTGGCCGATGGCGCGATCGAAGCGAAGGACGACAACGGCTTCACCATCGGCTTTCAGGTCACCATCCGCCGTCCTCTGGATCTGCCGGCCGAACCGATCAATGCGCCCGGCGCCAAGCCGCAGCGCGGTCCCAACCAACTCGGTGTGGATGTGCAAGCCTCGCCCAAGCCGAGGTCCCTGTCGCATTTCGCCGCCTTTACGCCGGATGCGGCCAAGGACGAAGCTTTTTACGTGAACCGCCTCGGCTTCCGCGTGACCGACCGCTTGCTGGGCGCGGGCATGTTCCTGCAACCGGCCGGCACCCTGGAGCATCACGCACTGTTTCTGATCAACACGCCGCCGCACATGCAGGGGATCGAGCACATCGCATTCCACCTCGGCGGACCCAATGACGTGATGGTGGCCGGGACCCGCTTCCTGAAGCTTGGCTATCAGAGCTTCTGGGGCCCGGGCCGCCATACTTTCGGGTCCAACTGGTTCTGGTACTTCAACAGTCCGCTGGGTTGCCGCTTCGAGTATGACGCGGATATGGACCTTCACGACAAGAACTGGGTACCCCGGGAAGTCCAGGCATCGGCGGATGCGACCCAGGTCTATCTGTTCCAGCATCGTGAGAAGTGGGCACCTGTCGGCGGCCCGCCGCCCGGTAAGGATGGTCACTAG
- a CDS encoding aromatic-ring-hydroxylating dioxygenase subunit beta, whose product MSQVNSTAYKPATPEQFAIAQQFLSWEAKLLDERRYWEWFDLIDDSIEYLVPLRVAKANYADETPAGAFRIFDSKDLIKVRIKRLDSGAAWAETPPSRTLRVVGSLLVQQTEQADVLAVESALIIYRQRGHDERGDIIPVRRQDQLRLTDNGARLLKRNALVTEVVLNTPNLGVFL is encoded by the coding sequence ATGAGTCAAGTGAACAGCACCGCCTACAAACCGGCGACGCCGGAGCAATTCGCCATCGCCCAGCAATTCCTTTCGTGGGAAGCCAAGCTGCTGGATGAACGACGTTACTGGGAATGGTTCGACCTGATCGATGACAGCATCGAATACCTCGTGCCGCTCCGCGTCGCCAAGGCCAACTACGCGGACGAGACACCGGCGGGCGCCTTCCGCATCTTTGACAGCAAGGACTTGATCAAGGTCCGCATCAAGCGCCTGGATTCCGGTGCGGCCTGGGCCGAAACACCTCCCTCGCGTACTTTGCGCGTGGTCGGAAGTCTGCTGGTGCAGCAGACCGAACAGGCCGACGTCCTGGCCGTCGAAAGCGCGCTGATCATCTATCGTCAGCGCGGTCACGATGAACGGGGCGACATTATCCCGGTCCGTCGCCAGGACCAGCTTCGCCTGACAGACAACGGCGCGCGGCTGCTCAAGCGCAACGCGCTCGTCACCGAAGTAGTGCTTAACACGCCAAACCTCGGCGTGTTCCTGTAA
- a CDS encoding Bug family tripartite tricarboxylate transporter substrate binding protein: MISSAGRRALLVTILATASGLASATERTYLKIVVPFSAGGITDQTARMLADKMASQLGQAIIIENRPGGGSRIGIEAVAKAAPDGMTLLFTNISYSILPVIEPNVPFDPMTGLTPVTTAAVYGLGIVTNNNVPAKSLPEFIQYARKHPGKLNYGSAGPGSGAHFAGEFFKSLSGTDLVHVPYRSTSQALADVAAGVLELAFDASVKPYVDAGKVKLLAVTGSERDPRFPNVPTAVESGLPNFVQVSWLGFLAPPATSPSVVERIGKAANLALRDVALRTRMQSMGLTPQSSTPEQFSQQIRSDIATYRKIAAESKLKFE, from the coding sequence ATGATTTCATCGGCAGGCCGTCGCGCCTTACTGGTTACCATTCTGGCTACCGCTTCGGGCCTGGCATCGGCCACGGAACGAACGTATCTGAAGATCGTCGTGCCGTTCAGCGCGGGCGGCATAACGGACCAGACGGCACGCATGCTCGCCGACAAGATGGCGTCGCAGTTAGGTCAAGCCATCATCATCGAAAACAGGCCGGGCGGCGGCAGCCGGATAGGCATTGAGGCAGTTGCCAAGGCCGCTCCCGATGGTATGACGCTGCTGTTCACCAATATCAGTTACAGCATCCTGCCTGTGATCGAGCCGAACGTTCCATTCGACCCGATGACCGGCCTCACACCGGTGACGACGGCAGCAGTCTATGGCTTGGGGATAGTGACCAACAATAACGTACCTGCCAAGTCGCTCCCCGAATTCATTCAGTACGCCAGGAAGCATCCCGGAAAACTGAACTACGGCAGCGCCGGCCCCGGTAGCGGTGCACATTTTGCGGGAGAATTTTTCAAGTCGCTCAGCGGGACCGATCTCGTACATGTTCCCTATCGCTCGACTTCGCAGGCGCTCGCCGATGTGGCGGCTGGCGTACTGGAGCTTGCATTTGATGCCTCGGTGAAGCCTTATGTTGACGCGGGCAAGGTCAAACTGCTGGCGGTAACCGGTTCAGAGCGCGATCCGCGCTTCCCGAATGTACCGACTGCAGTGGAAAGCGGGCTGCCGAACTTTGTCCAGGTATCCTGGCTGGGATTTCTCGCGCCGCCCGCGACATCGCCTTCAGTAGTCGAACGGATTGGCAAGGCCGCCAATCTTGCTCTGAGAGATGTCGCATTGCGCACGCGCATGCAGAGCATGGGACTGACGCCGCAAAGCAGTACCCCGGAACAGTTCAGCCAACAGATTCGCAGCGATATTGCGACCTACCGAAAGATTGCCGCCGAGTCGAAATTGAAATTTGAATGA
- a CDS encoding aromatic ring-hydroxylating oxygenase subunit alpha has product MYKFDSVASGGENEGLNKLFGRVEGALEQGLLPVEVFCDDKVFRAEMDRIFTRNWVFVAHDSEIPTKGDFVQRRIGLDQVIVIRDETGKVNVLLNHCSHRGSEVCHEDQGNAKHFKCPYHGWVYKINGDFAGAPHFNDAYAGSLDAKKWGLRRAPKVESYHGFIFACLDENAVSLKEYLGEATWALDAIFGLHPQGMKVMAPPERFIVKADWKSGAENFCGDAYHVSTAHIAAELSEFIPGIREVSTIARGYDFGNGNSFIGHELTQWGPTFEMWAYPPETRAQFDLSGFDPVQVDMIKNTPPTIGTIFPNFSYLRFPQPATPGGKPVPFTNIRMWQPVSPGVMEMWTWEFEYAFLSDEDRKEAYLAGQFGFGSGGIFEMDDTAVWEGIAKMAASPWSRRAGAMLNYQQKRGGPDPEWKGPGQFHKSIYGEYLQQGFWRRWLREMREGDAAREGSKQ; this is encoded by the coding sequence ATGTATAAATTCGATTCTGTCGCTTCGGGCGGAGAAAATGAGGGCCTGAACAAGCTGTTCGGGCGGGTGGAAGGGGCGCTCGAGCAAGGCCTGTTGCCGGTCGAGGTGTTTTGCGACGACAAGGTGTTCCGCGCCGAGATGGACCGGATTTTCACGCGCAACTGGGTATTCGTCGCGCACGACTCGGAAATTCCGACCAAGGGTGATTTCGTCCAGCGCCGGATCGGGCTGGACCAGGTCATCGTGATCCGCGACGAAACGGGGAAGGTCAACGTGCTGCTGAACCATTGCAGCCACCGCGGGAGCGAGGTGTGTCACGAGGACCAGGGGAACGCCAAGCACTTCAAGTGCCCGTACCACGGCTGGGTCTACAAGATCAACGGCGACTTTGCCGGCGCGCCCCACTTCAACGATGCCTACGCTGGCTCCCTCGATGCGAAAAAATGGGGCCTGCGCCGCGCACCGAAAGTGGAAAGCTATCACGGCTTTATCTTCGCCTGCCTGGACGAGAACGCGGTCAGCCTGAAGGAATACCTGGGCGAGGCAACCTGGGCGCTGGATGCGATCTTCGGCCTGCATCCGCAAGGAATGAAAGTGATGGCACCGCCCGAGCGCTTCATCGTCAAGGCCGACTGGAAGAGCGGCGCGGAAAACTTCTGCGGCGACGCCTATCACGTCAGCACTGCCCACATCGCGGCTGAATTGTCCGAGTTCATTCCCGGCATTCGCGAGGTCAGCACGATAGCCCGCGGTTATGACTTCGGCAACGGCAACAGTTTCATCGGACATGAACTGACCCAGTGGGGGCCAACATTTGAAATGTGGGCCTATCCGCCGGAGACACGCGCGCAATTCGATCTATCCGGGTTCGATCCCGTTCAGGTGGACATGATCAAGAATACGCCGCCGACGATCGGGACCATTTTTCCGAACTTCAGCTACCTGCGCTTCCCGCAGCCGGCCACGCCCGGCGGGAAGCCGGTGCCGTTCACCAATATCCGGATGTGGCAGCCTGTTTCGCCAGGCGTCATGGAAATGTGGACCTGGGAATTCGAATATGCCTTCCTGTCCGACGAAGACAGAAAAGAAGCCTATCTCGCCGGCCAGTTCGGCTTTGGCTCCGGCGGTATTTTTGAAATGGACGACACGGCGGTCTGGGAAGGTATCGCCAAGATGGCGGCCAGCCCGTGGAGTCGCCGCGCCGGTGCGATGCTGAACTACCAGCAGAAGCGTGGCGGTCCCGATCCGGAATGGAAGGGGCCAGGCCAATTCCACAAGTCGATTTACGGAGAATATCTGCAGCAAGGTTTCTGGCGCCGCTGGCTGAGGGAGATGAGGGAAGGCGATGCTGCCAGGGAAGGGAGCAAGCAATGA
- a CDS encoding bacteriohemerythrin, producing MNAATVAEIDFPWTDQYLLGFSPMDAHHREFVDTLNALATAAQDDVLTMLDKFIEATEEHFHQENDWMVKHAFPPRDCHMAEHQAVLRTLYEARGMVVMGRTDFLLGMIKALTEWFPGHADHLDSALAQWMTKKTHGGIPVVLKRLAREQTAE from the coding sequence ATGAATGCAGCGACGGTAGCGGAAATTGATTTCCCATGGACCGATCAATATCTGCTCGGCTTCTCGCCGATGGACGCACACCATCGCGAGTTTGTCGACACCTTGAATGCGCTGGCCACGGCCGCGCAGGACGACGTGTTGACGATGCTGGACAAGTTCATCGAGGCGACGGAAGAACATTTCCACCAAGAGAACGACTGGATGGTGAAGCATGCCTTTCCGCCGCGCGACTGTCATATGGCCGAGCACCAGGCAGTGCTGCGTACCCTGTATGAAGCACGGGGCATGGTCGTGATGGGAAGGACGGATTTTTTGCTCGGCATGATCAAGGCATTGACGGAGTGGTTCCCCGGGCATGCGGATCACCTCGATTCGGCGCTGGCGCAATGGATGACCAAGAAGACGCATGGAGGCATCCCGGTGGTGCTGAAACGGCTTGCGCGCGAACAGACCGCTGAATAG
- a CDS encoding Rieske (2Fe-2S) protein has translation MNSTATLCRLEDIPDGEARGFDPAGVGRDTLFIVRQGQGLHGWYDRCPHEGDTPLPWRRHGYLNKKRTRIVCFAHGAQFEIASGMCILGPCLGERLDPVQLVIHPDGEVVMMAVPPMPAAPCPGPGSDMRCKNV, from the coding sequence ATGAACAGCACAGCGACGCTTTGCCGGCTAGAGGATATCCCCGATGGGGAGGCTCGCGGCTTTGATCCGGCCGGGGTGGGCAGGGACACGCTGTTCATCGTCCGACAAGGCCAAGGGCTGCATGGCTGGTATGACCGCTGCCCTCACGAAGGGGATACGCCATTGCCGTGGCGTCGCCACGGCTACCTGAATAAAAAGCGGACCCGGATCGTGTGTTTTGCCCATGGCGCCCAGTTCGAGATTGCATCGGGAATGTGCATTCTCGGGCCTTGCCTGGGTGAACGGCTCGATCCGGTGCAACTCGTTATCCATCCTGATGGCGAAGTGGTAATGATGGCCGTCCCGCCAATGCCTGCTGCACCGTGTCCCGGTCCAGGCTCTGATATGAGGTGCAAGAACGTATGA
- a CDS encoding VOC family protein → MSNNPLNFLARSFDQICFVVEDLDEAVEFWRKTNGIDAWNIAENLAKEQTEKEYRGKPGDFQFSCAYGFAGDTLIELARHDGGSSVYKDWLDTNGKGPHHVGFRLANAEEYAQAEHHYLDCGIEKSMAGFFQGPFGNCRWSYFDTRETIGCYTELYYVDGELVERLMRLKSGEVVSITS, encoded by the coding sequence ATGAGCAACAACCCCCTGAATTTCCTGGCTCGAAGCTTCGACCAGATCTGCTTTGTCGTGGAAGACCTCGACGAGGCCGTCGAATTCTGGCGCAAGACCAACGGTATCGATGCCTGGAACATCGCTGAGAACCTGGCGAAGGAACAAACGGAAAAGGAATACCGCGGCAAGCCGGGCGATTTCCAGTTCAGCTGCGCCTATGGCTTCGCCGGCGACACGCTGATCGAACTCGCCCGCCATGATGGCGGCAGCAGCGTGTACAAGGACTGGCTCGATACCAATGGAAAGGGACCGCACCATGTCGGCTTCCGCCTGGCGAACGCGGAAGAATACGCACAGGCCGAGCACCACTACCTGGATTGCGGCATCGAAAAGTCCATGGCGGGTTTCTTCCAGGGACCGTTCGGGAATTGCCGCTGGTCTTATTTCGATACACGCGAGACGATCGGCTGCTACACGGAACTGTATTACGTGGACGGCGAGCTGGTCGAACGCCTGATGCGCTTGAAGAGCGGCGAGGTGGTCAGCATTACGTCGTAA